From the genome of Erythrobacter litoralis, one region includes:
- a CDS encoding M16 family metallopeptidase, whose protein sequence is MRLFAAGLWLALVPPALVPLHAQDPPAQAGGEAPADAPRWAFEDSDVPVDAGYVFGTLPNGMRYILRENATPDGTALVRMRIGSGSLEERADERGLSHYLEHMAFNGSTGVPEGEMVRLLEREGLAFGADTNASTGYEAVTYKLDLPRNDEGLLDTALMLMRETASELTIAPAAVERERGVILAERRDRAGHALSAYEDEVEFLAPAARYGERLPIGTLEVLESAGAADIRALYERTYVPANTVLVVVGDYPVELMEAKVRAMFADWQGGPAPEEPVTGPVDAARKGLTDIHIDPALSESVALSRLSPFEDEADTLAARERATLRSIGYSIVNRRLAALARGADAPFNSARFSSGDLFEDARLTSLTVNTADGQWREGMLAAVRAVNEALTHGFTRAELDEQLAGRRTGLQNLAAAAETRTHAAYVSGALRLVDDGTIPTEPEFRLALFEKLAARITPETVHDALIEDAAPLEEPLIRVEGRTAPSGGEDALRGAFAEAMALPIAPPDEAGALAFAYGDFGEPGNVVEDRVDERLGIRLVAFDNGVRLNLRRTDIRKDRLQVRIAVDGGQLLETVEDPLATAMVVALAGGGLGAHSQDELATILAGRTVSFGVSSASDSFVVTGGTTPRDLELQLQLAAALLTDPGYRPEGEERYARSVENYFASLDATPGRALGTAIGGILSDGDPRFTLQPQEAYLAKDFAQLLDVLADRFERGAIEVAIVGDIEEDEAIAAVAATLGALPRREASFRERTEARKRTFTRDRSPRVLTHAGEADQALVRLTWPTTDDSDHEEALRLAVLARAVRIALTDSLREELGEAYSPGASSSPSRTYEGYGTFQVQAALDVASVDIARAAIVGVVEDFRAGKIDADTIERAKRPLLEDYQNALKTLTGWMNLVRRVQSEPERIDRWLAVPERLGRIGAQEIAAAAERWLDPAGAVEILVLPRGD, encoded by the coding sequence TTGCGACTTTTCGCCGCCGGGCTCTGGCTCGCGCTGGTTCCGCCTGCCCTTGTCCCGCTTCATGCGCAGGACCCGCCGGCCCAGGCGGGCGGCGAGGCCCCCGCCGACGCGCCCCGATGGGCGTTCGAGGACAGCGACGTGCCGGTCGATGCTGGCTATGTCTTCGGGACGCTGCCCAATGGCATGCGCTATATCCTGCGCGAAAACGCGACGCCTGATGGCACGGCGCTGGTGCGCATGCGGATCGGATCGGGCTCGCTCGAAGAGCGCGCCGACGAACGCGGCCTGTCGCACTATCTCGAACACATGGCCTTCAACGGGTCGACGGGCGTGCCCGAGGGCGAGATGGTCAGGCTGCTCGAACGCGAAGGGCTTGCCTTCGGCGCGGACACGAACGCTTCGACCGGCTATGAGGCGGTAACCTACAAGCTCGACCTTCCGCGCAATGACGAGGGTCTGCTGGACACCGCGCTAATGCTGATGCGCGAGACGGCGAGCGAACTCACGATTGCACCGGCTGCGGTCGAACGCGAGCGCGGAGTGATCCTCGCCGAACGGCGCGACCGGGCGGGCCATGCGCTGTCGGCCTATGAGGACGAGGTCGAATTTCTCGCACCCGCAGCGCGCTATGGCGAACGCCTGCCGATCGGGACGCTGGAGGTGCTCGAAAGCGCGGGGGCAGCGGACATCCGCGCGCTCTACGAACGGACCTATGTGCCCGCCAACACGGTTCTGGTCGTGGTCGGCGACTATCCCGTGGAGCTTATGGAAGCGAAGGTCCGCGCGATGTTCGCGGACTGGCAGGGCGGCCCGGCGCCGGAAGAGCCGGTCACAGGCCCCGTCGATGCGGCGCGCAAGGGGTTGACCGACATCCACATCGACCCGGCGCTGTCGGAAAGCGTCGCCCTATCCCGCCTCTCCCCCTTCGAGGACGAGGCGGACACGCTCGCCGCGCGCGAACGGGCCACCCTGCGATCGATCGGCTATTCCATCGTCAATCGCCGCCTCGCCGCGCTCGCTCGCGGGGCCGACGCGCCGTTCAATTCGGCGCGCTTTTCCTCCGGCGACCTGTTCGAGGATGCGCGCCTCACCAGCCTCACCGTGAACACCGCCGACGGCCAATGGCGCGAAGGCATGCTGGCAGCGGTGCGCGCCGTGAACGAAGCGCTGACCCATGGCTTCACGCGCGCCGAACTCGACGAGCAGCTGGCGGGCCGCCGCACGGGACTGCAGAACCTCGCCGCCGCAGCTGAAACGCGCACCCATGCCGCCTATGTCAGCGGCGCGCTGCGGCTGGTCGACGACGGCACGATCCCGACCGAACCTGAATTCCGGCTCGCTCTGTTCGAGAAACTCGCCGCGCGAATCACGCCCGAGACGGTCCATGACGCATTGATCGAGGATGCCGCCCCGCTCGAAGAGCCGCTGATCCGCGTCGAGGGCCGCACGGCCCCCTCAGGCGGAGAGGACGCGCTGCGCGGCGCCTTTGCCGAGGCGATGGCGCTCCCCATCGCTCCGCCGGACGAGGCCGGCGCGCTGGCCTTCGCCTACGGGGATTTCGGCGAGCCCGGAAACGTGGTCGAGGACCGGGTGGACGAACGGCTCGGCATCCGCCTCGTTGCCTTCGACAACGGCGTGCGGCTCAATCTCAGGCGCACCGATATCCGCAAGGACCGGCTGCAGGTGCGCATCGCCGTGGATGGCGGGCAATTGCTCGAGACGGTCGAGGACCCGCTCGCCACCGCCATGGTCGTCGCACTGGCCGGCGGCGGGCTCGGCGCGCACAGCCAGGACGAGCTCGCGACGATCCTTGCCGGGCGCACGGTGAGCTTCGGTGTGTCGTCGGCGAGCGACAGCTTCGTCGTCACCGGAGGGACGACGCCGCGCGATCTCGAACTGCAATTGCAGCTCGCCGCCGCGCTGCTGACCGATCCTGGCTACCGGCCCGAGGGCGAGGAGCGCTATGCCCGCTCGGTCGAGAACTATTTCGCCAGTCTCGACGCCACTCCGGGGCGTGCGCTGGGGACCGCGATCGGCGGAATCCTGTCGGACGGCGACCCGCGCTTCACGCTGCAGCCGCAGGAGGCCTATCTGGCGAAGGATTTCGCCCAGCTGCTCGATGTCCTCGCGGACCGGTTCGAACGCGGGGCGATCGAGGTCGCGATCGTCGGCGATATCGAGGAGGACGAGGCGATCGCAGCGGTCGCGGCGACGCTCGGCGCGCTGCCACGGCGCGAGGCGTCATTCCGCGAGCGGACCGAGGCGCGCAAGCGGACCTTCACCAGAGACCGGAGCCCGCGCGTGCTGACCCATGCGGGCGAGGCGGACCAGGCGCTCGTGCGCCTGACATGGCCGACCACCGACGATTCCGACCACGAGGAAGCGCTCCGCCTCGCGGTGCTCGCCCGCGCGGTTCGGATCGCGCTCACCGATAGCCTGCGCGAGGAACTGGGCGAGGCCTATTCGCCGGGCGCCAGCTCCTCACCCAGCCGGACCTATGAAGGTTACGGCACTTTCCAGGTCCAGGCCGCGCTAGATGTCGCATCGGTCGACATTGCGCGCGCGGCGATTGTCGGCGTGGTCGAGGATTTCCGAGCCGGAAAGATCGATGCCGACACGATCGAGCGGGCCAAGCGGCCGCTGCTCGAGGATTACCAGAACGCGCTCAAGACGCTGACCGGCTGGATGAACCTCGTGCGGCGCGTCCAGAGCGAGCCCGAGCGGATCGACCGCTGGCTTGCCGTGCCCGAACGGCTCGGGCGGATCGGCGCGCAGGAGATCGCGGCGGCGGCCGAGCGCTGGCTCGATCCGGCAGGCGCGGTCGAAATCCTCGTCCTGCCCAGGGGCGATTGA
- a CDS encoding TonB-dependent receptor, which translates to MSQRIPFVRALWASTSLIAAAGIGFAAPAAAQDDETAQSSEGELPTIIVTANRREESLQDVAVSADILDEQRVNLIFSGAADTTALAGAAPGLNVESSNGRVAPRFYIRGLGNTDFDLAASQPVSVILDEIVLENVTLKSFPIFDVQRVEVLRGPQGTLFGRNTPAGIVKIETVKPGFEPDVQAGLSFGSLDTASLTGAVGGAIVEDKLAFRVSTQFQRRGDWIDNGFTGEENALGGFTDFAIRGQLLWTPDERSEILAQVNFRDLDGSSTFFRANVLSPGSNELNQNYDRDTVFYDAGGGNPAEYNQFGATLNASYEYDFATLTSITSYWTSEGFSRGDIDGGNLVTGPGFIPFPSDTQDSIDLEQLTHEVRLASNGDGPLSWQVGGFIFDSDFDVTTVGFTFPPPVTVNHTNTAWAVFGQASYELTEALRVTAGLRYTDDEKDFFVRSGAPLQPVSVQDDNIDWDVSIFADVTDTTSVYARVANAFRAPTIQGRDVAFFAAPSVAQSENITSYEAGFKSEFADRKVRINGSAFYYTVEDPQFTAVGGAGNLVQLINANEGEAWGFEFDTAFQPTPNITLTLGLAYNDTQINDDSLAVGVCAQCTVLDPLNANGFALVDGNPFPNAPEWSGDFTARYGVPVGNSGEFFIFTDWIYLGETNFFLYESAEFNADSRIEGGLRIGYSGGDGQWEVALFARNITNEDNILGAVDFNNLTAFVNDPRVVGVSFGVDY; encoded by the coding sequence ATGTCACAGCGTATTCCTTTCGTGCGCGCCCTCTGGGCCTCCACCAGCCTTATCGCGGCCGCCGGCATCGGGTTTGCCGCGCCCGCAGCCGCGCAGGACGACGAGACCGCGCAGAGCTCCGAAGGCGAATTGCCGACGATCATCGTCACCGCCAACCGGCGCGAGGAAAGCCTGCAGGACGTGGCCGTCTCCGCCGACATCCTCGACGAACAGCGCGTCAATCTCATCTTCTCGGGCGCTGCCGACACGACCGCGCTTGCCGGCGCTGCGCCCGGCCTCAATGTTGAAAGCTCGAACGGGCGCGTCGCGCCGCGGTTCTACATTCGCGGGCTGGGCAACACCGATTTCGACCTTGCCGCCTCGCAGCCGGTTTCGGTGATCCTCGATGAAATCGTGCTCGAGAACGTGACGCTCAAGAGCTTCCCGATCTTCGATGTCCAGCGCGTCGAAGTGCTGCGCGGGCCGCAGGGCACGCTGTTCGGTCGCAACACGCCGGCGGGCATCGTCAAGATCGAAACCGTCAAGCCCGGGTTCGAGCCCGACGTCCAGGCCGGTCTCAGCTTCGGTTCGCTCGACACGGCTTCGCTGACCGGCGCGGTCGGCGGGGCGATCGTGGAGGACAAGCTGGCCTTCCGCGTCTCGACCCAGTTCCAGCGCCGCGGCGACTGGATCGACAACGGCTTCACCGGCGAGGAGAATGCGCTCGGCGGGTTCACCGATTTCGCCATTCGCGGCCAGCTGCTGTGGACGCCGGACGAACGCAGCGAGATCCTCGCCCAGGTCAATTTCCGCGATCTCGACGGGTCATCGACCTTCTTTCGCGCGAACGTTCTGTCGCCCGGCAGCAACGAGTTGAACCAGAACTATGACCGCGACACTGTGTTCTACGATGCGGGCGGCGGCAATCCGGCCGAGTACAACCAGTTCGGCGCGACGCTCAATGCGTCCTACGAATACGATTTCGCCACCCTCACCTCGATCACCAGCTACTGGACCAGCGAAGGCTTCAGCCGCGGCGATATCGACGGGGGCAATCTCGTGACGGGGCCGGGCTTCATCCCGTTCCCCTCCGACACGCAGGATTCGATCGATCTCGAACAGCTGACCCACGAAGTGCGCCTCGCCTCGAACGGCGACGGGCCTCTGTCCTGGCAGGTCGGCGGGTTCATCTTCGACAGCGATTTCGACGTGACGACCGTCGGCTTCACCTTTCCGCCGCCCGTCACCGTCAATCACACCAACACCGCCTGGGCGGTCTTCGGGCAGGCGAGCTACGAACTGACGGAGGCGCTGCGCGTGACCGCAGGGCTGCGCTACACCGACGACGAGAAGGACTTCTTCGTGCGCTCGGGCGCGCCGCTCCAGCCGGTCAGCGTGCAGGACGACAACATCGACTGGGACGTCAGCATCTTCGCCGACGTGACCGACACGACCAGCGTCTATGCCCGCGTCGCCAATGCGTTTCGCGCGCCGACCATCCAGGGCCGCGACGTCGCCTTCTTCGCCGCGCCTTCGGTCGCGCAGTCGGAGAACATCACCAGCTACGAGGCGGGCTTCAAGAGCGAGTTCGCCGACCGCAAGGTGCGGATCAACGGTTCGGCCTTCTACTACACGGTCGAGGACCCGCAGTTCACCGCCGTCGGCGGGGCGGGCAATCTCGTCCAGCTGATCAATGCGAATGAAGGCGAGGCCTGGGGCTTTGAATTCGACACCGCGTTCCAGCCGACCCCGAACATCACGCTGACGCTAGGGCTCGCCTATAACGACACGCAGATCAACGACGACAGCCTTGCCGTGGGCGTGTGCGCGCAATGCACCGTGCTCGACCCGCTCAATGCGAACGGCTTTGCGCTGGTGGACGGCAATCCATTCCCTAACGCACCCGAATGGAGCGGCGATTTCACCGCGCGCTATGGCGTTCCGGTGGGCAATTCGGGCGAATTCTTCATCTTCACCGACTGGATCTATCTCGGCGAGACGAACTTCTTCCTCTACGAAAGCGCCGAATTCAACGCCGACAGCCGGATCGAGGGCGGCCTTCGCATCGGCTATTCGGGCGGCGACGGCCAGTGGGAAGTCGCCCTGTTCGCGCGCAACATCACAAATGAGGACAACATCCTCGGCGCGGTCGACTTCAACAACCTTACCGCTTTCGTGAACGATCCGCGGGTGGTTGGCGTTTCCTTCGGGGTCGATTACTAA
- a CDS encoding ribonuclease E/G, with translation MPDRGSEWLVEDGIGEWRALLIENGEAVDAKLLWPGEMRTGEFVTAQLVAKRAGKGRGTARTECGREILVDQLPWGITEGEKLTVLITRAAIAERGRLKRAQGRVVDGVPKNEAAPWPTLDARRVHRFPAGLWEDAWSAASSGSIAFPGGEVLCSVTPAMTVIDVDGEGGARELALAAVPAIARALRLFNIGGNIGVDFPSIEAKADRRAVDEALGGALGGFSHERTAMNGFGFVQIVARLEGPSLLHRFWTSRVGMCARMALRRAEMLEGAGAALLTVHPALKAKITDEWLEELARRAGRDVRLETDPGLALEAPSAQLVAP, from the coding sequence TTGCCTGATCGCGGGTCCGAATGGCTGGTCGAGGACGGGATCGGCGAATGGCGCGCGCTGCTGATCGAAAACGGCGAGGCTGTGGATGCGAAACTGCTGTGGCCGGGCGAGATGCGTACGGGCGAGTTCGTCACCGCGCAGCTCGTCGCCAAGCGGGCGGGCAAGGGGCGCGGCACGGCGCGGACCGAATGCGGGCGCGAAATCCTCGTCGACCAGCTTCCCTGGGGAATCACCGAAGGCGAAAAACTCACCGTGCTCATCACGCGGGCAGCGATCGCCGAGCGCGGCCGGCTCAAGCGGGCGCAGGGCCGGGTGGTCGATGGCGTGCCCAAAAACGAGGCAGCGCCCTGGCCCACGCTCGATGCGCGCCGAGTGCACCGGTTTCCAGCCGGGCTGTGGGAAGATGCGTGGTCCGCCGCTTCAAGCGGCTCGATCGCCTTTCCGGGCGGCGAGGTCCTGTGTTCGGTGACGCCGGCCATGACCGTGATCGATGTCGATGGAGAGGGCGGAGCGCGCGAACTCGCCCTTGCCGCGGTCCCCGCGATCGCCCGCGCGCTCCGCCTGTTCAACATCGGCGGGAATATCGGCGTCGACTTTCCCTCGATCGAGGCCAAGGCCGACCGGCGCGCAGTGGATGAAGCGTTGGGCGGGGCGCTGGGCGGGTTTTCGCATGAACGCACAGCGATGAACGGGTTCGGTTTCGTGCAGATCGTCGCGCGGCTCGAAGGCCCCTCGCTGCTCCACCGCTTCTGGACCAGCCGCGTCGGCATGTGCGCGCGCATGGCGCTGCGGCGGGCTGAAATGCTCGAAGGGGCGGGCGCGGCGCTGCTGACGGTGCATCCCGCGCTCAAGGCGAAGATAACGGACGAATGGCTCGAAGAGCTCGCCCGCCGCGCGGGGCGCGACGTGCGCCTGGAGACCGATCCCGGCCTTGCACTCGAGGCGCCGAGTGCTCAACTTGTGGCCCCATGA
- a CDS encoding DNA gyrase inhibitor YacG, whose product MTTSPNRPCPICRKPRRPDFSPFCSQRCKDRDLARWFGDGYAVPGRPASPDELAQDNWDEQD is encoded by the coding sequence ATGACCACGAGCCCGAACCGCCCCTGCCCGATCTGCCGCAAGCCGCGCAGGCCCGACTTCAGCCCGTTCTGCTCGCAGCGCTGCAAGGACCGCGACCTCGCCCGGTGGTTCGGCGATGGCTATGCCGTGCCCGGTCGCCCGGCCAGCCCGGACGAACTCGCGCAGGATAACTGGGACGAGCAGGACTGA
- the purS gene encoding phosphoribosylformylglycinamidine synthase subunit PurS yields MKIRILVRLKPGVLDPQGRAVHHALDGLGFAGIEDVRVGRMIELEVADGTTDETLAKMCEQLLANMVIEDYVIERAGEQG; encoded by the coding sequence ATGAAAATCCGCATCCTCGTCCGCCTCAAGCCCGGCGTGCTCGATCCGCAGGGACGCGCCGTGCACCACGCACTGGACGGGCTCGGCTTCGCGGGCATCGAGGACGTGCGCGTGGGCCGGATGATCGAACTCGAAGTCGCCGACGGCACCACCGACGAGACGCTGGCGAAGATGTGCGAACAGCTCCTCGCCAACATGGTGATCGAGGATTACGTCATCGAACGTGCAGGGGAGCAGGGCTGA
- the purC gene encoding phosphoribosylaminoimidazolesuccinocarboxamide synthase, with protein MSRRTKIYEGKAKILYEGPEPGTLIQYFKDDATAFNAEKKGTINGKGVINNRISEHVFTRLAHIGIPTHFIRRLNMREQLIRQCEIIPIEVVLRNVAAGSISKRLGIEEGEPLPHTLIEYYYKDDALGDPLVAEEHIACFNWASNEEMHDISSMAIRINDFLCGMFAAIDIRLVDFKLEFGRLYDGDYSRVILADEISPDGCRLWDMNSGEKLDKDRFRRDLGGEEEAYREVARRLGLLAGEENGPGEVLDLSTHRSRLRTPPKK; from the coding sequence ATGTCCCGCCGCACCAAGATCTACGAAGGCAAGGCCAAGATCCTCTATGAGGGGCCAGAGCCCGGCACGCTCATCCAGTATTTCAAGGATGATGCGACCGCCTTCAACGCCGAGAAGAAGGGCACGATCAACGGCAAGGGCGTGATCAACAACCGCATCAGCGAACACGTCTTCACGCGTCTCGCCCATATCGGCATCCCCACCCATTTCATCCGCCGCCTCAACATGCGCGAGCAATTGATCCGGCAGTGCGAGATCATCCCGATCGAGGTCGTGCTGCGCAATGTCGCGGCCGGATCGATTTCCAAGCGTCTCGGGATCGAGGAAGGCGAACCGCTCCCTCACACGCTGATCGAATATTATTACAAGGACGATGCGCTGGGCGATCCGCTGGTCGCTGAAGAGCACATCGCCTGTTTCAACTGGGCCTCGAACGAGGAGATGCACGACATTTCCTCGATGGCGATCCGGATCAACGATTTCCTGTGCGGCATGTTCGCCGCGATCGATATCCGGCTGGTTGATTTCAAGCTCGAATTCGGGCGCCTCTATGACGGCGATTACAGCCGCGTCATCCTCGCCGACGAAATCAGCCCGGACGGCTGCCGTCTGTGGGACATGAATTCGGGCGAAAAGCTCGACAAGGACCGCTTTCGCCGCGATCTCGGCGGCGAGGAAGAGGCCTATCGCGAAGTCGCCCGCCGGCTCGGCCTGCTCGCTGGCGAGGAAAACGGACCGGGTGAAGTGCTCGATCTGTCGACGCACCGCTCGCGGCTGCGCACCCCGCCCAAGAAATAG
- a CDS encoding putative bifunctional diguanylate cyclase/phosphodiesterase encodes MSDQAHSPSQPAIPGLTAAAVLGLSGRGGAEWARLRGLQYSALAGLTFLRSYAHALFAVFVAVLYRDSVSFAWIALWMAALAWVHLRGAAFDRSLGDVAHRRITTREFYRQTITPALSGLLWAAAVVGFGPQGTSGEFGAMLYILAILIAGGVFFNTAAPLGVVVFSLIVGTGTTIALAIAGEFLTMTVSIVFTIVSIIGAIETGRHYLTARLAETAIAEKEEVVSLLLREFEENEADWLWEVDTQRRLRSVSPRFAFALGASQAAVTGKPLLELVTGGRWGEGRFPESLHELADKLKNRENFSALLVEVRINGEKRWWELSGTPMRDERGRFDGFRGVGSDVTEQRQSSEKIAYLARYDTLTQLPNRLQLTEALGEALRDAEKWRSRCALLMVDLDRFKAVNDSLGHMTGDKLLAQVSSRLQVLMNDDLMCGRLGGDEFAIVIRDASESERVCEVARQVIEALSEPYQVEQHTLYVGASVGSAIGPRDGKTVEELMRNADLALYQAKDIGGGEHCRFEPVLHASAEERRQLEDSLRKALGLDEFVLHYQPVVDARSENVVSFEALVRWNSSEHGFVSPGKFIPLAEDTRLIVPIGKWVLRQACMEAREWPEEVKVNVNVSPEQLLEPDFHQDVVDALAASGLRPERLEVEVTESIFLRDASIARNALEQVMALGCSVALDDFGTGYSSLGYLRKLKFSTIKVDRTFVQGAAQGANESLAIINAVVAMAKSLDMTTTAEGVETAEEAAMIRNLGCDKIQGFYFGRPMSNEEARLLFRTRRRISA; translated from the coding sequence GTGAGCGACCAGGCACACTCCCCCTCCCAGCCGGCGATTCCCGGACTGACGGCTGCGGCCGTGCTTGGCCTGTCGGGCCGGGGCGGGGCGGAGTGGGCGCGGCTGCGGGGTCTGCAATATTCGGCGCTCGCCGGACTCACCTTCCTGCGCTCCTATGCCCATGCCCTGTTCGCGGTGTTCGTGGCCGTGCTCTACCGCGACAGCGTCTCCTTCGCCTGGATCGCGCTGTGGATGGCGGCGCTCGCCTGGGTGCATTTGCGCGGAGCTGCCTTCGACCGCTCGCTCGGCGATGTCGCGCACCGCCGGATCACCACCCGCGAATTCTACCGCCAGACCATCACCCCGGCGCTGTCGGGCCTGCTGTGGGCGGCCGCCGTGGTCGGTTTCGGCCCGCAAGGGACGAGCGGCGAGTTCGGCGCGATGCTCTATATCCTCGCGATCCTGATCGCGGGCGGTGTGTTCTTCAACACCGCCGCCCCGCTCGGCGTGGTCGTCTTCTCGCTCATCGTCGGCACCGGCACGACCATCGCCCTCGCGATTGCCGGGGAATTCCTCACCATGACGGTCTCGATCGTATTCACCATCGTGTCGATCATCGGCGCGATCGAGACCGGGCGGCATTACCTCACGGCGCGCCTTGCCGAAACCGCGATCGCGGAAAAGGAGGAGGTCGTCTCGCTGCTGCTGCGCGAATTCGAGGAGAACGAGGCCGACTGGCTGTGGGAAGTCGACACCCAGCGCAGGCTGCGTTCGGTCTCTCCGCGCTTCGCCTTCGCGCTGGGCGCATCGCAGGCCGCGGTCACAGGCAAGCCGCTGCTCGAACTGGTCACCGGCGGGCGCTGGGGCGAGGGGCGCTTTCCCGAAAGCCTCCACGAACTCGCCGATAAGCTCAAGAACCGCGAGAATTTCTCGGCGCTGCTGGTCGAGGTCAGGATCAACGGGGAAAAGCGCTGGTGGGAGCTTTCGGGCACGCCGATGCGCGACGAGCGCGGTCGCTTCGACGGCTTTCGCGGGGTCGGCTCGGACGTCACCGAACAGCGCCAGTCCTCCGAGAAGATCGCCTATCTCGCGCGCTACGACACGCTTACCCAGCTGCCCAACCGCCTCCAGCTGACCGAGGCATTGGGCGAAGCATTGCGCGATGCCGAGAAATGGCGCTCGCGCTGCGCGCTGCTGATGGTCGATCTCGACCGGTTCAAGGCGGTCAACGATTCGCTCGGCCACATGACCGGGGACAAGCTGCTCGCGCAGGTTTCCTCGCGCCTCCAGGTCCTGATGAACGACGATCTGATGTGCGGCAGGCTGGGCGGCGACGAATTCGCCATCGTGATCCGCGATGCAAGCGAGAGCGAACGGGTCTGCGAAGTCGCGCGGCAGGTGATCGAGGCGCTGTCGGAGCCCTACCAGGTCGAACAGCACACGCTTTATGTCGGGGCGAGCGTCGGTTCGGCGATCGGTCCGCGCGACGGCAAGACGGTCGAGGAGCTGATGCGCAATGCCGACCTCGCGCTCTATCAGGCGAAGGATATCGGCGGGGGCGAACATTGCCGCTTCGAACCGGTCCTCCACGCATCGGCCGAGGAGCGGCGCCAGCTCGAAGATTCCCTGCGCAAGGCATTGGGGCTCGACGAATTCGTGCTCCATTACCAGCCGGTGGTCGATGCGCGCAGCGAGAACGTCGTCAGCTTCGAGGCGCTGGTGCGCTGGAATTCCTCCGAGCACGGTTTCGTCAGCCCGGGCAAGTTCATCCCCCTTGCCGAGGATACGCGCCTGATCGTGCCAATCGGCAAATGGGTCCTGCGCCAGGCCTGCATGGAAGCGCGCGAATGGCCCGAAGAGGTCAAGGTCAATGTCAACGTTTCGCCCGAACAGCTGCTGGAACCCGATTTCCACCAGGACGTGGTCGATGCGCTCGCCGCGAGCGGGCTCAGGCCCGAACGGCTCGAGGTCGAGGTGACCGAGAGCATCTTCCTGCGCGATGCGAGCATCGCCCGCAACGCGCTCGAACAGGTCATGGCGCTGGGCTGCTCGGTTGCACTGGACGATTTCGGGACCGGCTATTCGTCGCTGGGCTACCTCAGGAAGCTGAAGTTCTCGACGATCAAGGTGGATCGCACCTTCGTCCAGGGCGCGGCGCAGGGGGCCAATGAAAGCCTCGCGATCATCAATGCAGTGGTCGCGATGGCGAAAAGCCTCGACATGACCACCACGGCCGAGGGTGTCGAGACCGCCGAAGAGGCCGCGATGATCCGCAATCTGGGCTGCGACAAGATCCAGGGCTTCTATTTCGGCCGTCCGATGTCGAACGAGGAAGCCCGCCTCCTGTTCCGGACCCGGCGCCGGATCAGCGCCTAG
- the purQ gene encoding phosphoribosylformylglycinamidine synthase subunit PurQ, whose translation MGFRAGVVTFPGSNCDRDMAVALEKVSGEPAIRIWHGEASLPERLDLIALPGGFSYGDYLRSGAMAAKSPILRAVIDAAERGVPVLGVCNGFQVLTEAGLLPGALMRNANQTFICRTVPLTVENTDSIFTHGFEAGETIRIPVAHHDGNYFADDATLDRLEGEGRVALRYGETCNGSRRDIAGVLSANGRVLGMMPHPERAIEPVSHPSLGGPDGRRFFENLIGALASA comes from the coding sequence ATGGGCTTTCGCGCAGGGGTCGTCACCTTCCCCGGCTCGAACTGCGACCGGGACATGGCGGTGGCGCTGGAGAAGGTCTCCGGCGAACCCGCGATCCGCATCTGGCACGGCGAGGCGAGCCTGCCCGAGCGGCTCGACCTGATCGCGCTTCCGGGCGGCTTTTCCTATGGCGATTACCTGCGTTCGGGCGCGATGGCGGCGAAAAGCCCGATCCTGCGCGCCGTCATCGATGCAGCAGAACGCGGCGTGCCGGTCCTCGGCGTGTGCAACGGCTTTCAGGTCCTGACCGAAGCGGGCCTGCTGCCGGGTGCGCTGATGCGCAATGCGAACCAGACCTTCATCTGCCGCACCGTCCCGCTGACGGTCGAAAACACCGACAGTATCTTCACCCACGGATTCGAGGCTGGCGAGACGATCCGCATCCCCGTCGCCCACCACGACGGCAATTACTTCGCCGACGATGCCACGCTCGACCGGCTGGAGGGCGAAGGCCGCGTCGCCTTGCGCTATGGCGAAACCTGCAACGGATCGCGCCGCGACATTGCAGGCGTGCTGAGCGCCAATGGCCGCGTGCTTGGCATGATGCCGCATCCCGAACGCGCGATCGAACCGGTGAGCCACCCCTCGCTCGGCGGGCCGGACGGGCGGCGATTCTTCGAGAACCTGATCGGCGCACTCGCCTCGGCCTGA